The Astatotilapia calliptera chromosome 14, fAstCal1.2, whole genome shotgun sequence genome includes a region encoding these proteins:
- the LOC113036381 gene encoding uncharacterized protein LOC113036381, protein MRNHHTKQTSTGTGTAQKPVLPQVRYHPSIQTPEGITGTRTSSKTRPGAARPLQTGTDSRADPGNSGAQKAASAARPPPEGGQKRAQKPVKEAVAADPDPPQKPSPAAPPKPEQVPLDVGVRLDRCVVEEVEVLTRGQRNNPDWFAWRKNRITASVAHSIARSGFVNGKSKTPPTSYLAAVTGEGPRVQTRAMSWGVHMEAEVIRRYQRLKSSALGQQVCVRDCGLFVDPRRPWLAASPDGIVTDRRSGQWLLCLEVKCPYKHRHRRVEDACREDPAFCLQLHEEATRERGGIPVYRLKTSHSYYTQIQCQLAVTGLREADLVVFTLKETAVVLVTFDPELWEETVSKLEVFYRDAVLPHVRQKMQQRAAAAGTPEL, encoded by the exons ATGCGGAACCACCACACCAAGCAGACTTCCACAGGTACTGGCACGGCTCAGAAACCAGTCCTCCCTCAGGTCAGATACCACCCCTCCATCCAGACTCCAGAAGGCATCACTGGAACCAGAACCTCCAGTAAAACCAGACCCGGTGCTGCGCGCCCCCTTCAGACTGGGACTGACTCCCGGGCAGATCCAGGAAACAGCGGCGCCCAAAAAGCTGCCTCGGCTGCGAGACCTCCTCCTGAAGGAGGACAGAAACGGGCACAGAAACCTGTGAAGGAGGCGGTTGCTGCTGATCCAGATCCTCCCCAGAAACCTTCCCCAGCAGCCCCTCCCAAACCCGAGCAGGTGCCCCTGGATGTGGGTGTCCGTCTGGACCGGTgtgtggtggaggaggtggaagtCTTGACCCGCGGACAGAGAAACAACCCAGACTGGTTCGCTTGGAGGAAGAACCGAATCACGGCCTCGGTGGCACACAGCATCGCTCGCTCCGGCTTTGTTAACGGCAAGAGCAAAACTCCGCCCACCTCCTACCTGGCTGCTGTCACAG GTGAGGGGCCCAGAGTCCAGACCAGAGCCATGAGCTGGGGGGTCCACATGGAGGCTGAGGTCATCCGCAGGTACCAG AGGCTGAAGTCCTCGGCGTTGGGCCAGCAGGTCTGCGTTCGGGACTGTGGCTTGTTCGTCGACCCCCGGAGGCCCTGGTTGGCTGCCAGTCCTGACGGCATCGTGACGGACAGACGAAGCGGCCAATGGCTGCTCTGTCTGGAGGTGAAGTGTCCCTACAAGCACAGACACAGGCGGGTGGAGGACGCCTGCAGGGAGGACCCCGCCTTCTGTCTGCAGCTGCATGAGGAGGCCACACGGGAGCGCGGCGGG atTCCAGTGTACCGCCTGAAGACCTCCCACAGCTACTACACTCAGATCCAGTGTCAGCTGGCGGTGACGGGGCTGCGGGAGGCCGACCTCGTGGTCTTCACCCTGAAGGAAACGGCTGTGGTCctggtgacctttgaccccgaGCTGTGGGAGGAGACAGTGTCCAAACTGGAGGTGTTTTACAGGGACGCTGTGCTGCCTCACGTCAGGCAGAAGATGCAGCAGCGTGCAGCAGCCGCTGGGACGCCGGAGCTGTAG
- the LOC113036383 gene encoding dual specificity protein phosphatase 14, translating to MRVSRVSAGLFLTDLDSALNTSVLTSRNVTLIINASGLEDISYPQLDGLQVLHIPVQDQPHAPLREYFDLVTERINQNQTGATLVHCTAGRSRSSALIMAYLMRSQGLSLRRAHQLVLEQRPFIRPNAGFWRQLIDLERTLFGRNTVRMARTPGGVLPEALEDSDAAAVHCLNV from the exons ATGCGGGTCTCTCGGGTCTCTGCCGGCCTCTTCCTCACTGATCTGGACTCGGCTCTGAACACCAGCGTGTTGACCAGCAGAAATGTCACTCTCATCATCAACGCCAGTGGGCTCGAGGACATTTCCTACCCGCAACTGGATGGTCTGCAGGTGCTCCACATCCCCGTCCAGGACCAGCCTCATGCCCCCCTCAGAGAGTACTTCGACCTGGTAACTGAACGGATCAACCAGAACCAAACGGGGGCGACTCTGGTCCACTGCACCGCCGGCAGAAGCCGGTCCTCTGCGCTGATCATGGCCTACCTCATGAG GTCTCAGGGTCTCAGCCTCCGTCGAGCTCACCAACTTGTTCTGGAGCAGCGACCATTTATTCGACCCAACGCTGGTTTCTGGAGGCAGCTGATAGACTTGGAGAGGACCCTGTTTGGTAGGAACACGGTGAGGATGGCGAGGACACCAGGCGGCGTCCTTCCTGAAGCTCTGGAGGACTCGGACGCTGCAGCGGTGCACTGCCTGAATGTCTGA
- the polr2d gene encoding DNA-directed RNA polymerase II subunit RPB4 — MSSQRAEVTVGAPEVVLAVFLRSGAAALLSTPRPFSPGFHPRPALCCRAARLDRAAVSHPPGGFTLLDMAAGGGAAPPHVGDIEEDASQLLFPKEFENAETLLNSEVHMLLEHRKQQNESAEDEQELSEVFMKTLNYTARFSRFKNRETITAVRSLLLQKKLHKFELASLANLCPEAAEEAKALIPSLEGRFEDEELQQILDDIQTKRSFQY, encoded by the exons ATGTCGTCACAAAGAGCGGAAGTGACTGTGGGCGCCCCGGAAGTAGTTCTCGCTGTTTTCTTGCGGTCCGGAGCGGCGGCGCTGCTTTCTACCCCCCGACCGTTCTCTCCGGGATTTCACCCCCGACCTGCGCTTTGTTGCAGAGCTGCCAGGCTTGACCGGGCAGCTGTGTCTCACCCTCCGGGCGGCttcacgctcctcgacatggcGGCTGGAGGCGGCGCGGCTCCTCCGCATGTTGGTGATATTGAAGAGGACGCTTCTCAGCTGCTCTTTCCAAAAG aGTTCGAGAACGCGGAGACGCTGCTGAACTCGGAGGTCCACATGTTGCTGGAGCACAGAAAGCAGCAGAACGAGAGCGCCGAGGACGAGCAGGAGTTGTCCGAGGTCTTCATGAAGACCCTCAACTACACGGCCCGTTTCAGCCGCTTCAAGAACCGCGAGACCATCACGGCCGTGCGCAG CCTCCTGCTGCAGAAGAAGCTCCACAAGTTCGAGCTCGCCAGTTTGGCCAACCTGTGTCCAGAAGCCGCAGAGGAGGCCAAAGCCCTGATCCCCAG ctTGGAGGGTCGCTTCGAGGACGAGGAGCTGCAGCAGATCCTCGATGACATCCAGACCAAGAGAAGCTTCCAGTACTGA